From a single Mobula birostris isolate sMobBir1 chromosome 13, sMobBir1.hap1, whole genome shotgun sequence genomic region:
- the LOC140208134 gene encoding uncharacterized protein, giving the protein MDESETYANIRFTGADSQSPSRAEPDVSYVELNVTALSAPRVRRDGAGLSCTYAEVNCPKDEPVIDEDEAPPIAAGPRKQTTNAQTGPHQQEPEENDGNRSHCKICLICLVTLALIAIVAGLSIFVSQIRQSQITSDKKYQLLWEQYSEMNRTQTQYRQQVHELNLTNYDCLRNLSVLKNNLSVFETKLRTFKWTKDEICQFLTSSRGEASLHV; this is encoded by the exons ATGGATGAGAGCGAGACCTACGCGAACATACGTTTCACAGGAGCGGACTCACAATCTCCTTCGAGAG CTGAACCTGATGTATCGTACGTGGAACTTAACGTCACGGCCCTCTCCGCTCCTCGGGTCCGGAGAGATGGAG CTGGTCTGAGCTGCACCTACGCAGAGGTGAACTGTCCGAAAGACGAGCCCGTCATCGATGAGGACGAGGCCCCTCCCATTGCCGCAGGACCCCGCAAGCAGACAACCAATGCCCAAACAG GTCCGCATCAACAGGAGCCGGAAGAGAACGACGGAAACAGATCACACTGTAAGATCTGCCTAATCTGCCTAGTTACGTTGGCTCTCATCGCGATAGTTGCCGGGCTCTCGATATTTG TATCACAGATTCGTCAGTCTCAGATCACCTCCGACAAAAAATACCAGCTGCTTTGGGAACAGTATTCGGAGATGAACAGGACACAGACCCAATATCGACAACAAGTCCATGAGCTGAATCTCACCAACTACGACTGTCTCCGGAATCTTTCCGTCCTCAAAAACAACCTCTCCGTCTTCGAAACGAAGCTCAGAACTTTCAAATGGACGAAGGATGAAATTTGCCAATTTCTGACGAGCAGCAGAGGTGAAGCATCTCTCCACGTCTGA
- the LOC140208135 gene encoding killer cell lectin-like receptor subfamily B member 1B allele B produces the protein MAEGGGNFTLGLTQRLCDEVLWSELHSVFDPWEQTCSEDWISNKDRCYYVSTFGTSFYSAVRECSNRDSRLLEIISRDEARFVSDKLVSRNRAYWIGKCEGGNVAWGLLYKQSSGTSNCKDCDSYAGKDPCKHDRRFICEKAAPLLPEIPEMFHDLCQQPVETT, from the exons ATGGCAGAGGgcggagggaacttcactctgggTCTGACGCAGAGGCTGTGTGATGAGGTGCTGTGGAGTGAGCTTCACTCCGTGTTTGATCCCTggg AGCAAACGTGTTCCGAGGACTGGATCTCAAACAAAGACCGGTGTTATTATGTGTCCACCTTTGGGACATCTTTCTACTCAGCGGTGCGGGAATGCTCAAACCGTGATTCAAGGCTTCTGGAAATCATTTCAAGGGATGAAGCG AGATTTGTATCCGACAAACTTGTGTCCCGAAACCGCGcatactggattggaaaatgcgaaGGCGG GAATGTTGCCTGGGGTCTCCTGTACAAGCAGTCCTCTGGAACGTCCAACTGCAAAGACTGCGACTCGTACGCAGGGAAAGACCCTTGCAAACATGATCGGCGTTTCATCTGCGAGAAGGCGGCACCTTTGCTCCCGGAGATTCCTGAAATGTTCCACGATCTCTGTCAACAGCCAGTGGAGACGACATGA